The DNA segment GCAGCGCCGCATCCTGGAGCCCGAGGAGGTGGCGCCGCTCGCCGTCTTTCTCGCGTCCCCCGCGGCCGGCGGCATCACGGGACAGGTGCTGTCGGCCGACGGCGGCTACTTCGTCGGCGTGTGACGGGTGGCCAGCAAGGGTAGACCGTATCGCGCGCTCGAGGTCGAGGGCTTCACCGTGCTCGTCGGCAAGGGCGACGAGCAGAACGACGTCCTCACGTTCGACGTCGCCGAGCCCGAAGACTTCTGGTTCCACGTGTCCGGGCATTCGGGCAGCCACGTGGTCGTGCGCAATCCGGACAAGCTGCCGGCGCTGCCGGGGCCGGTGCTCGAGAAGGCGGCGGGACTGGCGGCGTGGTACTCGAAGGCGCGCGACGCCGGCAAGGTGGACGTCCACTGGTGTCGCGCGCGTGACGTGTCGAAGCCGCTGCGGTTCCCCGCCGGCAAGGTGCTGCTCGCGCGCTGGAAGCGCATCCGCGTCCACCCGCGCGATCCGAGCACGCTCGCGGACGAGAGCGGGTAGTGCTCGTCTCCGCAGTCGTCCTCGCGCTCGTCGACTGCTGGCAGGTGGCGTTGCGGGCGCCGGGAAGTCTCACGGCGGCGTCCGTGAGCTGGCTGCTCGGGCTCTACCTCGCCGCGACCGGCGTGGCGACGCTCGTGCTGGCCGGTGTGCTTCGTCGCTCGCGCGGGACGACCCGCGCCGCGATCCTCGCCGCGGGCGGATGCCTGTTCGTCGTCGAGACGTGGCTGCGTGCCCTCACGCCGCTCTCGCCGTGGCGACCGTGGATGGTCGCCGGATGCATCGCCGCGGCGGCCCTCGCGTTCGTTCCGCTGCGCGCCGTCTGCGCCCGGCGGGTCCCGGTCTCGGTCGCGGTCATCGGCCTCGCGCTGCTCGCCGTCGGCGCTTTCGGTGCCGTTCGTCCGCTCGCTGGAACGCGTCCACCCGGCACCTCGGGCCCGGCGCCGGATCGTGAGCTGCCGAGCTTCCTCGTGATCGTGATCGACACGCTGCGCGCCGACCACCTCGGCTGCTACGGCTACGGTCGTCCCACCAGCCCCGCGCTCGATCGGCTGGCGGGGGAGGGAACGCTCTTCGAGCGCGCGTTCGCGCAGTCGAGCTGGACGAAGCCGTCGACGGCATCGCTCTTCACGGGGCGCTTCCCGGTGCAGCACCAGACCCTGTACGAGCGGTCCAGGATCCCCGACGCGGAGCTGACGATCGCGGAGCTGCTCGCCGCGAACGGGTATCGAACGGCCGTACTCTCCGGCAACCCGTGGGTCACGCCGGAATACGGCTTCGACCAAGGGGTATCCGACTTCTACTCGCTCTACGACGAGCGCTTCACCCGGGTCACGCTCTTCATGACGGTGCTGAAACGTCTCTCGCAGCTGCCCGGCGGGCGGATGCAGGTCTACAACCGGGTGAAGTACCTCGTGCTGGGCGAGCTCTCGACGACGGCGCGCGACACGCGGCTCGTCGACGAGGCGGAGCGCTGGCTCGCCGCGCACCACGATCGGCCGTTCTTCCTCTACGTCCACATGATGAGCCCCCACCACCCGTACGATCCGCCGCCGCCGTTCGATCGCTTCGTACCCGATCGCTCGCACGCACCGGTGAAGAACTACCCCCGCAAGAGCTACCTCTTCTTCGAGGAGGGCGAGCCGCTGCCCGCCGCCGACCTCGCCGACCTGGTGGCGCGCTACGACGGCGACGTGCTGTACGCCGACACCGAGGTCGGGCGTCTCCTGGCGGCGCTCGACCGGCTCGGCCTCGCGCGCACGACGGCCGTCGTCGTGACGGCGGACCACGGCGAGGAGTTCTACGACCACCGCAACTGGGGCCACGGCCAGTCGGTCTACAACGAGCTGATCCACGTGCCGCTGCTCCTGCGCTATCCGGCGCACGCTGCGGCGGGCGCGCGCGTCGCGACGCCGGTGATGCACGTCGACCTGCTGCCGACGCTGCTGGGGCTGGCGCGGATCCCGCTTCCGCCGGCGGCCGCCGGCATCGGGACGAGCCTCCTGTCGCCGCCGCAGGAACGCGACGACGTGCTGAGCCAGCTCATCTACCGCTATGGGGAGGCCGACGCGCTCGTCACCGGCGGTCGGGCGCTCGTCGCCATGCGCCGCGGCGACGACGAACGCAGCGTGGCGTACGACCTCACGACCGACTTCGGCGAGCAGCACGGGCTGCCGGCGCCGCCCGATCGCCTGCGCGCACTGGCCGAGCTGCGCCGGCGCCTCGAGGGCACCCGGAGCGCGGCGAGCGAGTCGTCGGACGACGCGGATCGCGACCGGCTGAAGGCGCTCGGCTACGCGGAGTGATCAGCTCCCGCAGGCGCGGCGGGCGACGTAGATGTCGCGGTCGCCGTTGCGGTCGTCCTCCCACGCGACGTAGCAGGTGCGCTTGGCCCCCTTGCCGCCGATCGCGAGGCTCGGCCGCGTCTGCTCGCTCGTGCCGGTGCCCGTGTCGTCGACCCGCTCGGAGGCGAGGAAGGTGTTGCCGGCGTCGAGGCTCGTCGCGAAGAACACGTCGTTGTTGCCGAGCCGGTTGTCCTGCCAGGCGACGAACAGGTTGCCGCGGTCCGCGGCGAGGCTCGGATACCACTGGTTGGTCGGCGTGTCGGTGTCGGGGAGGAACCCCTGCTTCGAGTCGTCGAGCTGGCGGTTCGGCGAGAACGTCTGCCCGCCGTCGGCGCTGCGGGCGTAGAACACGTTGGTGTCGGGCTCGCGGGCGCGCAGGTCCGTCCACGCCACGTGGAGTCGCCCGTCCGTGTCGGCGGCGATCGACGGCCGCTCGTTGATCCGCTCGAAGCCGGCGAAGTCGTCGACACGGACGTTCGGGGCGAAGGTGCGGCCCCCGTCGATCGAGTGCGCGGTGAACACGTCCCAGTTGTAGTTCCGGAAGTCGGTCCACGCGATGTACACCGACGACTTCGTGGCCGTGATGGCCGGCGACCACTTGTTGTCGTTGTGCAGGGCGAGCGGATCGCCCACGCCGCCGCCGTCGACCCGCACGGCGGGCTCGAAGGCGCTCGCGCTGGGGAAGCCGCGGGCGGCGTAGACGTGCTCCAGTGGCTCGCCCTCGGGGCCGAGGTCGCGCTCGTCGATCCACGTGACCACCGGCCGCGTGCCGGCGAACGCGACCGCGGGCATCCACTTGCCCACGCCGTCGACGTCGTCGACGCGGACGTCGGTCCCGCGCTTGCGCCCGCTGCCGGACAGGCGCGCCAACATGATCCGGCCGGCGTCGTCGTCGCCGCGCGACACGAACTGCTGCCAGACCACGATCACGCGGCCGCCGCGAACCGCGATGGCCGGGTTGAGCTCCGTCGTGGATCCCAAGTCGTTGTCGCTCACCCGGACGGGCGGCTTGAAGCTCTGTCCGCCGTCGTGGCTCGCGGCGAGATAGATGCCGCTCCCGACGCCCTCGTCCTGGTGCCAGACGACGTAGACGTGACGCCCGCGCGTCGCGATCCGCGGGGCGTGTTGGCCGACCGGCATCGCCTGCACGCCGCTCGCCAGGACGGCGGGCGAGAAGGCCGGCGGCGCCTCGCGCACGGGGTCGATCTGGGCGGTCACCGCCGACGTCGGCACGTCGACGTCGGCCCACACCACCGCCTCGCGGTAGCCGTTCCTGCACGCGCCGGCGGCGAGCGGGCCGCTGCACGCGACGGCGGAGGTCGGCGGGAGCAATGCCCCGTCCGCGGCCAGCGCATCGCGCCGCGCGGCGAGGCCGAGCCCGGGGCTCGCGATGCCCGGATCGTCCTCGATCCACGGCCCGATGGCGCGGAAGCCCGTGTCGGGATTCTGACCGATCCACGCGTTCGAGCTCGAGAGCGGGCCGGGGTCGGTCTTCTGCTTGCGTCCGATGATCGCGCTCTGGCCGTCGAAGGTGATCTCGAAGAGGTTGCCCGTGAGGCTCCCGTCGAGGTTCGCGACCCACTCCGGGTTCTTCTGCAGGTTCGCGAAGCCGCCCTCCTTGAAGACATCGGGCGACCATTCGGTGGTCGTGAAGCCCCAGGAATCGAACGCCTCGGGCTGCAGGATCACGTTCGCGCCCTTGGCGACGAAGCGATCGTTCACGTCGATCATCCAGGCGTCTTTCGAGATCACGATGCCGAGACGGCCGACGGGCGTCCCCAGGACTTCCATGTCGCGCACCGGCCCGGTGGCGAGCGCGAGCCCGGCGGCGTTGCCCGGCGGCGGCTGCTCGATCGGCGTCAAGTACGCCTTGTTCGTCGAGCCACGGAGCTGCCCGCCGGTTTCCGACGGTGCGCGCAGCGTGCCGCCGGCGCCGTCCGGAACCAGCACCTCGCCGTCGGGGGCGAAGACGAAGGTCGTGTTGACGGCGAGCGGCGACGTCGCCTCGTACGCGTACGTGCGCGTGGGCTCGTCGGGATCGCGCAGCAGCGCCACCAGCGCTGGATCGTCCGCTTCCTCGACCCGGCGTGCCGGCGCGAGGTTGGCCCCGACCGCGAGATACACGCCGTGGGTCATGGCGAGCTCCCGGAAGGTCTCGTACACGCCGCGATAGAAGGTGTCGGTGATCGCGAGCACGCCGTAACGGATCTGCGGCTGGCCGGGGAACTTGGTCTGGTAGTAGCTGAACTGGTTCGCGTAGCTGAGGATCAGGTTGAAGATCGCGAAGGTCGTGTTCGGCTGCGCGCGCGGGACGGCGCCGCGGCTGCCGATGAAGGCGGCGAGCAGGCCCGTGTCCTCGGGGAACACGACCAGCGCGTTCGGCGGCGCCGTGGGATCCACGGGTGCGAGGTGCGTCGCGACGTCGTCGACCCCCGCCTGGACGAGCGACGAGCGGCCGGGAAAGGTCGCATCCATCATCGCGGCCATCTTGTCGTGGAACGTCTGGTAGGTGAGCGAATCGTCGAGCCGGAGCTTGTGCCCGACGACGAACATGCGCACGGGCGTCGCGAGGGCGCCCTGTGCCATGGCCCCTGCGAGGATCAGCGCGACGAGGATCGGGTGCCGCATGCGCGCAGCGTACCCAGCGGTCGCGGCGCGGAGCAAGGAGAAAGACGCTCAGTGCAGCGGGTGGTACGGGCCCTG comes from the Candidatus Eisenbacteria bacterium genome and includes:
- a CDS encoding NFACT RNA binding domain-containing protein encodes the protein MASKGRPYRALEVEGFTVLVGKGDEQNDVLTFDVAEPEDFWFHVSGHSGSHVVVRNPDKLPALPGPVLEKAAGLAAWYSKARDAGKVDVHWCRARDVSKPLRFPAGKVLLARWKRIRVHPRDPSTLADESG
- a CDS encoding sulfatase, with translation MLVSAVVLALVDCWQVALRAPGSLTAASVSWLLGLYLAATGVATLVLAGVLRRSRGTTRAAILAAGGCLFVVETWLRALTPLSPWRPWMVAGCIAAAALAFVPLRAVCARRVPVSVAVIGLALLAVGAFGAVRPLAGTRPPGTSGPAPDRELPSFLVIVIDTLRADHLGCYGYGRPTSPALDRLAGEGTLFERAFAQSSWTKPSTASLFTGRFPVQHQTLYERSRIPDAELTIAELLAANGYRTAVLSGNPWVTPEYGFDQGVSDFYSLYDERFTRVTLFMTVLKRLSQLPGGRMQVYNRVKYLVLGELSTTARDTRLVDEAERWLAAHHDRPFFLYVHMMSPHHPYDPPPPFDRFVPDRSHAPVKNYPRKSYLFFEEGEPLPAADLADLVARYDGDVLYADTEVGRLLAALDRLGLARTTAVVVTADHGEEFYDHRNWGHGQSVYNELIHVPLLLRYPAHAAAGARVATPVMHVDLLPTLLGLARIPLPPAAAGIGTSLLSPPQERDDVLSQLIYRYGEADALVTGGRALVAMRRGDDERSVAYDLTTDFGEQHGLPAPPDRLRALAELRRRLEGTRSAASESSDDADRDRLKALGYAE